The Streptomyces sp. NBC_00162 genome window below encodes:
- a CDS encoding FtsX-like permease family protein produces MLGFVVRRLRGRLPLAAAVLLTVLITTTVLTALFAFTRGVGEAGLRQALQGPGRERATVLVTGEHPAPARTQDDAAVRGFADELFGRLPVGVESLARSRPYGLPGAAAPGREADLTLLASFDRRRVRLLAGQWPQATGGSGSAAGPSPLGVAVPRAALVRLGLTEAALPAEVRLADRYGGAPLTVLVTGVYRAADPADPYWRLDPLGGRELQVSSFTTYGPLLVDDTAFTAGGLPQNSRGSLLTADFTTVRAAEAGALRERAAGLTGGPGEAGVKTPAGFQVKTELPVLLEELESGRLVARSSLLVGALQLAVLAAAALLLVAQLLTDRQEPERVLLTARGASRARLGALGAAGSLLLALPAAVLAPLLTPPLLDLLSGYGPLSRVPLDTSGTWLLWPVAAACALGCVALTALPAVLRGAGASALRRSGRRQALVAGAARSGADLALVALAVLAYQQLAQYSGAGHEPAPAGASGGLGVDPVLVAAPTLALCAGTLLVLRLLPFAARLGGRLAARGRGLGPALVGWQLARRPRRATGPVLLLVLAVSSGVLALGQHTAWTASQRDQAEFATAGGLRISGSELAPLGRGGRYSSLPGGERVIPVVRTKQELPGGRAGQVLALDAAAVAERVPLRSDLRDGRAMRELFTPLAAANGSAGGGIELPGHPRRLEVDVSAQTPRSGGRPGLGLLLRDRFGLTYRTPLLPLPESGEGTVPVDLDALAGAPLGSAAAPLSLAGLVLSYGLEAGPGGRPEQPGTGEPALPGELTVRRLAVAEAPGAAAVPVPLPAAPPGWTLKAPPLSGATPAAELLPAQEAPGGPALLRLRYRGGTDTFGGVQIGLLAGPAPAAEVPGIATRGYLAAVGAAVGDLVPVPLGGATVPVRITAAVGSLPVAGDTALAVDLATAGRLLASDTGRELPPPAEWWLPAASAGDPAPARAAAELRGGAGGQQVELRGEVAAALLEDPLSAGPQSALAALAVACAVLAAIGFGASAAAAGRERAREFAVLTALGAPRRGLGRTAAAENGVLVGLGTAVGVGLGAAIVHLVVPLVVLTPAARRPVPEVRVDLPTVGTLLMAAAIAAVPLLSAVIGGRHDRTARGTADRLRLLEEM; encoded by the coding sequence ATGCTCGGCTTCGTCGTGCGCCGGCTGCGCGGGCGATTGCCGCTCGCCGCCGCCGTACTGCTGACCGTATTGATCACCACGACCGTCCTGACGGCGCTGTTCGCCTTCACGCGCGGCGTGGGCGAGGCCGGGCTGCGCCAGGCCCTCCAGGGGCCGGGCCGGGAACGGGCCACCGTGCTGGTCACCGGCGAGCACCCGGCGCCGGCACGCACCCAGGACGACGCGGCCGTACGGGGCTTCGCGGACGAGCTGTTCGGCCGGCTCCCGGTCGGCGTCGAGAGCCTGGCGCGCAGCCGCCCGTACGGCCTGCCGGGCGCCGCCGCCCCCGGCAGGGAAGCCGATCTGACGCTGCTCGCCTCCTTCGACCGCCGACGCGTACGACTGCTCGCGGGCCAGTGGCCACAGGCGACGGGCGGTTCGGGCTCCGCGGCCGGCCCGTCCCCCCTGGGGGTGGCGGTGCCCCGGGCGGCGCTGGTCCGGCTCGGGCTGACCGAGGCCGCGCTGCCCGCCGAGGTGCGCCTGGCCGACCGGTACGGCGGCGCCCCGCTCACGGTGCTGGTCACCGGGGTGTACCGGGCAGCCGATCCGGCGGACCCGTACTGGCGGCTCGACCCGCTCGGCGGCCGCGAACTCCAGGTCAGCAGTTTCACCACCTACGGCCCGCTGCTCGTCGACGACACCGCCTTCACGGCGGGCGGTCTTCCGCAGAACAGCCGCGGCTCGCTCCTGACCGCCGACTTCACCACCGTGCGCGCCGCCGAGGCCGGGGCCCTGCGCGAGCGCGCGGCGGGACTGACTGGCGGCCCCGGGGAAGCAGGGGTGAAAACCCCCGCCGGGTTCCAGGTCAAGACGGAACTCCCGGTCCTGCTCGAGGAGTTGGAGTCGGGCCGGCTCGTCGCCCGGTCCTCCCTGCTGGTCGGTGCGCTCCAGCTCGCCGTCCTCGCCGCGGCCGCACTTCTGCTGGTCGCCCAGCTGCTGACGGACCGCCAGGAGCCGGAGCGGGTCCTGCTCACCGCGCGCGGCGCCTCACGCGCCCGGCTCGGCGCCCTCGGCGCCGCCGGATCGCTGCTCCTGGCCCTGCCCGCCGCCGTTCTGGCACCCCTCCTCACCCCACCCCTGCTCGACCTCCTCAGCGGCTACGGCCCGCTGTCGCGGGTCCCCCTGGACACCTCCGGGACCTGGCTGCTGTGGCCCGTCGCGGCCGCCTGCGCCCTCGGGTGCGTGGCCCTGACCGCGCTGCCCGCCGTGCTGCGCGGCGCGGGGGCCTCCGCTCTGCGCCGCAGCGGCCGCCGCCAGGCCCTGGTCGCCGGGGCCGCCCGGTCCGGCGCGGACCTGGCGCTGGTGGCCCTCGCCGTCCTCGCCTACCAGCAGCTCGCCCAGTACAGCGGCGCCGGGCACGAGCCCGCCCCGGCCGGGGCGTCCGGCGGGCTCGGCGTCGACCCGGTGCTGGTCGCCGCGCCGACCCTGGCCCTGTGCGCGGGCACCCTGCTGGTGCTGCGCCTCCTGCCGTTCGCCGCGCGGCTGGGCGGCCGGCTGGCGGCGCGCGGCCGCGGGCTCGGCCCGGCGCTGGTCGGCTGGCAGCTCGCCCGCCGGCCGAGGCGGGCCACCGGCCCGGTCCTCCTGCTGGTCCTCGCCGTGTCCAGCGGGGTCCTGGCGCTCGGCCAGCACACCGCCTGGACCGCCTCCCAGCGCGACCAGGCGGAGTTCGCCACCGCCGGGGGCCTGCGGATCTCCGGCAGCGAGCTGGCCCCGCTGGGCCGGGGCGGCCGCTACTCCTCGCTGCCCGGCGGCGAACGGGTGATCCCGGTGGTCCGCACGAAACAGGAGCTGCCCGGCGGCCGGGCCGGGCAGGTGCTCGCGCTGGACGCCGCCGCAGTGGCCGAACGGGTGCCGCTGCGCAGCGACCTGAGGGACGGGCGGGCCATGCGCGAGCTGTTCACGCCGCTCGCCGCCGCGAACGGCTCGGCGGGCGGCGGCATAGAACTGCCGGGTCACCCCCGCCGGCTCGAGGTCGACGTGAGCGCCCAGACCCCCCGTTCGGGTGGCCGCCCCGGTCTGGGACTGCTGCTGCGCGACCGGTTCGGCCTGACCTACCGCACGCCCCTGCTCCCGCTCCCCGAATCCGGGGAGGGCACCGTCCCGGTGGACCTCGACGCGCTGGCCGGGGCCCCGCTCGGGTCCGCCGCCGCCCCCCTGAGCCTGGCCGGGCTCGTGCTCTCGTACGGCCTCGAGGCCGGACCGGGCGGCCGCCCCGAGCAGCCCGGGACCGGCGAGCCCGCGCTCCCCGGGGAGCTGACCGTACGTCGCCTCGCGGTCGCCGAGGCCCCCGGCGCGGCGGCGGTGCCCGTGCCGCTCCCCGCGGCCCCGCCCGGCTGGACCCTGAAGGCCCCGCCGCTGTCCGGCGCCACCCCCGCCGCCGAACTCCTGCCCGCGCAGGAAGCTCCGGGCGGCCCGGCGCTGCTCCGGCTGCGCTACCGCGGCGGCACGGACACCTTCGGCGGTGTCCAGATCGGGCTGCTCGCCGGGCCCGCGCCCGCCGCCGAGGTGCCCGGGATCGCCACCCGCGGCTACCTCGCCGCCGTCGGGGCGGCCGTCGGCGACCTGGTCCCCGTGCCGCTGGGCGGCGCCACCGTGCCGGTGCGGATCACCGCCGCCGTCGGCTCGCTGCCGGTGGCCGGGGACACCGCGCTCGCCGTGGATCTGGCCACCGCCGGGCGGCTGCTGGCGTCCGACACCGGGCGGGAGCTGCCGCCGCCCGCGGAGTGGTGGCTGCCCGCCGCCTCCGCCGGGGACCCCGCTCCGGCGCGGGCCGCCGCCGAGCTGCGCGGCGGGGCCGGTGGCCAACAGGTGGAGCTGCGCGGGGAAGTGGCCGCCGCGCTGCTGGAGGACCCGCTGAGCGCCGGTCCGCAGAGCGCGCTCGCCGCCCTCGCGGTGGCCTGCGCGGTGCTGGCCGCGATCGGCTTCGGAGCCTCCGCCGCGGCCGCGGGGCGCGAGCGGGCCCGGGAGTTCGCCGTGCTGACGGCGCTGGGTGCGCCCCGCCGCGGGCTCGGCCGCACGGCCGCCGCCGAGAACGGTGTCCTGGTCGGCCTCGGGACCGCCGTCGGGGTGGGGCTGGGCGCCGCCATCGTCCACCTGGTGGTGCCGCTGGTCGTGCTGACGCCGGCCGCGCGGCGGCCCGTGCCGGAAGTGAGGGTGGACCTGCCGACCGTCGGAACGCTGCTGATGGCCGCCGCGATCGCCGCGGTGCCCCTGCTGTCGGCCGTGATCGGCGGCCGCCATGACCGGACCGCCCGGGGCACCGCCGACCGGCTGCGCCTCTTGGAGGAGATGTGA